A genomic stretch from Empedobacter stercoris includes:
- the lepA gene encoding translation elongation factor 4: MKNIRNFCIIAHIDHGKSTLADRLLQVTGTISDRELQNQTLDDMDLERERGITIKSHAIQMEYEKDGEKYILNLIDTPGHVDFSYEVSRSIAACEGALLIVDAAQSIQAQTISNLYLALENDLEIIPVLNKIDLPSANPEEVTDDIVDLLGCEPEDVLRCSGKTGEGVLELLHTIIEKVPAPVGDPEAPLQALIFDSVYNPFRGIEAFYKVVNGEIKKGDQVKFMATNKKYGADEIGTLKLNQVEKKVIKTGDVGYIISGIKEAAEVKVGDTITLVDRPAAEAIDGFEEVKPMVFAGIYPVDTEDYEDLRASIEKLRLNDASLTFEAESSAALGFGFRCGFLGMLHLEIIQERLEREFNMTVITTVPNVSYEAYLEKDPDKMIAVHNPSELPDPSGLNRVEEPYIRAAIITKSEFVGPVMSLCIEKRGELQSQNYLTQHRVEMIFNMPLAEVVFDFYDRLKSISKGYASFDYAPSGMRASKLVKVDIMINGEVVDALSALIHVDNAYNIGKKMCEKLRELIPRQQFDIPIQAAIGAKIIARETIKALRKDVTAKCYGGDISRKRKLLEKQKAGKKKMRQIGRVEVPQSAFLAVLKLND; the protein is encoded by the coding sequence TATTGACCATGGTAAAAGTACCTTGGCCGATCGCCTATTACAAGTAACAGGAACGATTTCTGATCGTGAGTTACAAAACCAAACATTAGACGATATGGATTTGGAACGCGAACGTGGTATCACAATCAAATCACACGCTATCCAAATGGAATATGAAAAAGATGGTGAAAAATATATTTTAAATTTAATTGACACGCCTGGACACGTGGATTTCTCGTATGAGGTTTCTCGTTCGATTGCCGCTTGTGAAGGTGCTTTGTTAATTGTAGATGCTGCTCAAAGCATCCAAGCTCAAACCATTTCTAACTTATATTTAGCATTAGAAAATGATTTAGAGATTATTCCAGTTTTAAACAAAATCGATTTACCTTCTGCTAATCCAGAAGAGGTAACAGATGATATTGTAGACTTATTAGGTTGTGAACCTGAAGATGTATTGCGTTGTTCTGGAAAAACAGGTGAAGGAGTTTTAGAATTGTTGCATACAATTATAGAAAAAGTTCCTGCTCCTGTAGGAGATCCTGAAGCTCCGTTGCAAGCTTTAATCTTTGACTCTGTTTACAATCCTTTCCGTGGAATTGAAGCTTTTTATAAAGTTGTAAATGGAGAGATTAAAAAAGGGGATCAAGTCAAATTCATGGCAACCAATAAAAAATATGGTGCAGATGAAATTGGAACTTTAAAGTTAAATCAAGTAGAGAAAAAAGTAATTAAAACCGGAGATGTTGGTTACATTATTTCTGGGATTAAAGAAGCTGCCGAAGTAAAAGTTGGTGATACAATTACTTTAGTTGATAGACCTGCCGCTGAAGCTATTGATGGTTTCGAGGAAGTAAAACCGATGGTTTTCGCTGGAATTTATCCAGTAGACACAGAAGATTATGAAGATTTACGTGCTTCTATCGAGAAGTTGCGTTTAAATGATGCTTCCTTAACCTTTGAAGCAGAATCTTCTGCCGCTTTAGGGTTTGGTTTCCGTTGTGGTTTCTTAGGAATGCTACACTTAGAAATCATTCAAGAACGTTTAGAACGTGAATTTAACATGACAGTTATTACAACTGTTCCTAACGTTTCGTACGAAGCTTATTTAGAAAAAGATCCCGATAAAATGATTGCCGTTCATAATCCTTCTGAATTACCTGATCCTTCTGGATTAAATCGTGTGGAGGAACCTTACATTCGTGCAGCGATTATTACAAAATCTGAATTTGTTGGTCCTGTCATGAGTTTATGTATTGAGAAACGAGGCGAATTACAATCTCAAAATTATTTGACTCAACATCGAGTTGAAATGATTTTCAATATGCCTTTGGCTGAAGTTGTATTTGATTTCTATGATCGATTAAAATCAATTTCTAAAGGATATGCTTCTTTCGATTATGCTCCTTCTGGAATGAGAGCTTCAAAATTAGTTAAAGTGGATATCATGATTAACGGTGAAGTTGTAGATGCTTTATCTGCCTTAATTCACGTTGATAATGCTTACAACATTGGTAAAAAAATGTGTGAGAAATTACGCGAATTAATTCCTCGTCAACAGTTTGATATTCCAATTCAAGCAGCAATTGGTGCTAAAATTATTGCACGTGAAACCATTAAAGCTTTACGTAAAGACGTTACAGCAAAATGTTACGGAGGAGATATTTCTCGTAAACGTAAGTTATTAGAAAAACAAAAAGCTGGTAAGAAGAAAATGCGTCAAATTGGACGTGTAGAGGTTCCTCAATCTGCCTTCTTAGCTGTTTTAAAATTGAACGATTAA
- a CDS encoding monooxygenase, producing MILLQINFDFPVEYMGENLTNNAQPLAESINLEKGFISKIWIENKETARSGGIYIFDTLENAKNYAEMHSKRVEQMGATNIVSEYFEINEPLSTLNKGI from the coding sequence ATGATTTTACTTCAAATAAATTTTGATTTTCCTGTTGAATATATGGGAGAAAATTTAACTAACAATGCACAACCATTGGCTGAAAGCATTAATTTAGAAAAAGGGTTTATTTCTAAGATTTGGATCGAGAATAAAGAGACTGCTCGAAGTGGTGGAATTTATATTTTTGACACCTTAGAAAATGCAAAAAATTATGCTGAAATGCATTCTAAGCGAGTTGAACAAATGGGTGCCACAAACATTGTTTCAGAATATTTTGAAATTAACGAACCTCTCTCAACTTTAAATAAAGGAATATAA
- a CDS encoding serine hydrolase, with protein MKNIFLSTTITLASISAFGQNISNQTIDQVTENAMKTFNVPGISVAVIKDGTIIHSKGYGVKSIKTGEKLQSNTNFGIASNSKAFTAAALAILVDEGKMNWDDKVIKHIPEFKMYNEYVTKEFTIRDLLTHRSGLGLGAGDLMVWPDGHNFTPTDIINNIQYLKPVSDFRSKYDYDNLLYIIAGVVVERISGQSWTDFVTQRLIQPIGMTNTAANFHLLKDQKNVIDPHVPIDGKLQVIDRYTNTIFDAAAGLYSNVDDVAKWLQFNLNKGKVNGKQIISEKQMKEMISPVTLQKVGTTPPYNSLFKAYGLGWQLQDYNGKLEVSHTGGLEGIVTQTIWYPQINLGIVVLTNQQAGVAFNSVSNTIKDFYLGNPEKDWVAFYDNLMKSRVAEADGITDEVWKTVEANQKNKALKVNKNAFIGTYKDNWFGDVEIYEKKGKLIFESKRSPQLTGEISFYKDNTYAVKWYNRYFHADAFVFAEMKDGKMTGFTMKAISPMTDFSYDFHDLDFTRK; from the coding sequence ATGAAAAATATATTTTTATCAACAACTATTACCTTAGCTTCAATTTCTGCTTTTGGTCAAAATATTTCAAATCAAACTATAGATCAAGTCACAGAAAATGCCATGAAGACATTCAATGTTCCAGGAATTTCTGTTGCCGTAATTAAAGATGGAACAATTATTCATAGTAAAGGTTATGGTGTAAAATCAATCAAAACAGGAGAAAAATTACAATCGAATACAAATTTTGGAATCGCCTCTAATTCGAAAGCTTTTACAGCAGCGGCTTTAGCGATTTTAGTTGATGAAGGAAAAATGAATTGGGATGATAAAGTCATCAAACATATTCCCGAATTTAAAATGTATAATGAATATGTAACAAAAGAATTTACTATTCGTGATTTGTTAACACACCGAAGTGGTTTAGGCTTAGGTGCTGGCGATTTGATGGTATGGCCTGATGGACATAATTTCACACCAACCGATATTATCAACAATATTCAATATTTAAAACCTGTTTCAGATTTTCGTTCGAAATATGATTACGATAATCTTTTGTACATCATTGCTGGAGTTGTAGTAGAAAGAATTTCTGGACAATCTTGGACGGATTTTGTCACTCAACGATTAATCCAACCGATTGGCATGACAAATACAGCGGCAAATTTTCATCTGTTAAAAGATCAAAAAAATGTAATTGATCCACATGTGCCAATTGATGGTAAATTGCAAGTAATCGATCGTTATACCAATACGATTTTTGACGCAGCAGCAGGATTATATTCTAACGTTGATGATGTTGCAAAATGGTTACAATTTAATTTGAATAAAGGGAAAGTAAACGGAAAACAAATTATTTCTGAAAAACAAATGAAAGAAATGATTTCGCCTGTTACCTTGCAAAAAGTTGGAACTACTCCTCCATATAATTCATTGTTTAAAGCATATGGATTAGGTTGGCAATTGCAAGATTATAACGGAAAATTAGAAGTTTCGCACACTGGTGGTTTAGAAGGAATTGTAACGCAAACAATTTGGTATCCTCAAATCAATTTAGGAATTGTCGTTCTTACTAATCAACAAGCAGGTGTCGCATTTAACTCGGTTTCTAATACAATTAAAGATTTTTATTTAGGCAATCCCGAAAAAGATTGGGTTGCTTTCTACGATAATTTGATGAAATCTCGTGTGGCCGAAGCGGACGGAATAACAGATGAAGTTTGGAAAACAGTTGAAGCAAATCAGAAAAACAAAGCCCTTAAGGTTAATAAAAATGCATTCATCGGAACCTATAAAGATAATTGGTTTGGTGATGTTGAAATCTATGAGAAAAAAGGTAAATTAATTTTCGAATCGAAGCGTTCACCTCAATTAACCGGAGAAATATCATTTTATAAAGACAATACATATGCGGTAAAATGGTACAACAGATATTTCCATGCAGATGCTTTTGTTTTTGCTGAAATGAAAGATGGAAAAATGACAGGATTTACGATGAAAGCTATTTCACCAATGACAGATTTTAGTTACGATTTCCATGATTTAGATTTTACACGAAAATAA
- a CDS encoding DMT family transporter: protein MKLKGYAYGLISSISYGLIPLFILPIKQANFPIDTTLFYRFFFSALIVGVYLLIKKKSFKIELKQIPVLITLGLLYGISADALFLGYDYLSAGIASTLLFVYPLIVAIIMAVFFKEKLTISAIVAIAFVLAGVILLSFKDGKFELNPIGLGIVFISALGYGLYIVTVNKSKAKEIKGFTLSFYSFLFTTIYYAIKMIIQKESFVLPSLELTFNFFTFAFVTTVISSIALIFAIKEIGSTATSILGASEPVVAVGVSVLLFGENFSWSLGLGIFMIILGVTLNVLGDAYQQKRLKTSL from the coding sequence ATGAAATTAAAAGGTTACGCATATGGATTAATTTCTTCCATATCTTACGGATTAATTCCGCTATTTATCCTACCTATAAAACAAGCAAATTTCCCAATAGACACCACTCTATTCTATCGATTCTTTTTCTCAGCGTTGATTGTTGGAGTTTATTTATTAATCAAAAAAAAATCATTCAAAATCGAATTGAAACAAATTCCTGTATTGATCACTCTTGGGTTATTATACGGAATTTCTGCTGATGCTTTATTTTTAGGTTACGATTATTTATCTGCTGGTATTGCCTCTACTTTACTATTTGTATATCCACTAATCGTCGCCATTATTATGGCTGTATTCTTCAAAGAGAAACTCACTATTTCTGCTATCGTAGCCATTGCATTTGTTTTGGCTGGCGTCATTTTATTGAGTTTTAAAGATGGTAAATTCGAACTAAATCCAATTGGTTTAGGCATTGTTTTTATCAGTGCTTTAGGTTATGGACTTTACATTGTCACGGTCAACAAATCGAAAGCAAAAGAGATAAAAGGTTTTACACTTAGCTTTTATTCATTCCTATTTACAACGATATATTACGCTATAAAAATGATTATACAAAAAGAATCATTTGTTCTTCCTTCGTTAGAATTAACGTTTAACTTTTTTACGTTTGCCTTTGTTACAACTGTTATTTCGAGTATTGCTTTAATTTTTGCAATTAAAGAGATTGGTTCTACAGCAACATCTATTCTGGGCGCATCGGAGCCTGTAGTTGCAGTTGGAGTGAGTGTCTTGTTATTTGGCGAAAACTTTTCGTGGAGTTTAGGTTTAGGAATTTTTATGATTATTTTAGGCGTAACACTTAATGTTCTCGGAGATGCATATCAACAAAAAAGGCTAAAAACTTCTTTATAG
- a CDS encoding T9SS type A sorting domain-containing protein → MKKFYILLLTASTISFAQTNTSFEAKEGYELGSIHAQNGWEVAEGNGELLNNQLVSDEQASDGIYSFKNGDQPDFGPKWFPVMGVTKTFEKPVDYKNFTISFDVFVTKRNGADFEFNLYTINPDTDEFYPVAGLGMENRGYLYITKDINYGFDYADAAEGWSINKWNNFKIEVTENEIKYYLNDQLVYTGDNFTKLDVHGFTMLHNNYGGDAYYDNFKFSTDDLAVHQIEGKEFKIYPNPVKDYLTFDANFHEQISSVEVSNTIGQVVLKSNQSLKGLNTSSLKSGVYFVKINLKDGKTITRKIIKK, encoded by the coding sequence ATGAAAAAATTTTACATTTTATTACTTACAGCCAGTACAATTTCATTTGCACAAACCAATACTTCATTTGAAGCGAAAGAAGGATATGAATTAGGAAGTATTCATGCACAAAATGGTTGGGAAGTTGCCGAAGGAAATGGAGAGCTTTTAAATAATCAACTTGTTTCTGATGAACAAGCGAGTGACGGAATTTATTCTTTTAAAAATGGAGATCAACCAGATTTTGGACCTAAATGGTTTCCTGTAATGGGTGTGACAAAAACGTTTGAAAAACCTGTCGATTATAAGAATTTTACAATTTCTTTTGATGTATTTGTAACAAAACGAAACGGTGCCGATTTCGAATTTAATTTGTATACAATTAATCCAGATACAGATGAATTTTACCCTGTTGCAGGTTTAGGTATGGAAAACAGAGGATATTTGTACATTACAAAGGATATCAATTATGGTTTTGATTACGCTGATGCGGCAGAAGGTTGGTCGATTAATAAATGGAATAATTTTAAAATTGAAGTCACAGAAAATGAAATCAAGTATTACTTGAACGATCAATTAGTTTACACTGGAGATAATTTTACGAAATTAGATGTTCATGGATTTACAATGTTGCATAATAATTACGGAGGTGATGCTTATTACGATAATTTCAAGTTTAGTACAGATGACTTAGCCGTTCATCAAATTGAAGGGAAAGAATTTAAAATTTATCCTAATCCAGTTAAAGATTATTTAACATTTGATGCGAATTTTCATGAGCAGATTTCAAGTGTTGAGGTATCAAATACAATTGGTCAAGTTGTTTTAAAATCAAATCAATCATTAAAAGGATTGAATACATCGTCTTTGAAATCAGGTGTTTATTTTGTGAAAATTAATCTGAAAGATGGAAAAACGATAACAAGAAAAATAATTAAAAAATAA